TAGCCCTCGATTTCCGTCATCGGACGGAACGACAGCAGTTCGAAGTAGCGCCACATCAGCACGTCGGAGATGCTCATCAGCTTGCCGAACATGTCGGTCGGCTTCTCGCTGATACCGACGTAGTTGCCCTTCGACTTCGACATCTTTTCGACGCCGTCGAGACCTTCGAGCAGCGGCATCGTCAGAATGCACTGCTGTTCCTGGCCATACTGCTTCTGCAGTTCACGGCCGACCAGCAGGTTGAACTTCTGGTCCGTGCCACCGAGTTCGAGGTCGGCATTCAGCGCGACCGAGTCGTAGCCCTGCATCAGCGGATACAGGAATTCGTGGATCGAAATGGGCACGCCGCTCTGGAACCGCTTCGTGAAGTCTTCGCGTTCCAGAATGCGCGCGACGGTGTAACGCGATGCGAGCTTGATCATGCCGTCGGCGCCGAGCGGCATCGACCATTCGCTGTTGTAGCGGATTTCCGTCTTCGCGCGGTCGAGCACGAGCGCGGCCTGTTCGAAGTACGTCTTCGCGTTCGATTCGATCTGCTCGCGCGTGAGCGGCGGACGCGTCGCATTGCGGCCGGACGGATCGCCAATCAGCGACGTGAAATCGCCGATCAGGAAGATCACCGTGTGGCCGAGGTCCTGCAACTGGCGCATCTTGTTCAGCACGACGGTGTGGCCGATGTGGATGTCGGGCGCCGTCGGGTCGAGACCGAGCTTGATACGCAGCGGCGTACCTGTGGCCGCGCTCTTCGCGAGCTTTTGCGCGAACTCCTCTTCGATCAGCAGTTCGTCGACGCCGCGCTTCGTGACTTCGAGCGCGTGGCGGACTTCGTCGGTGATCGGGTAGGCGGAATTGGGCTTGGCGGTGGACTCGGTGCTCATGCTGGAACGGGAGATCGCAAAAAGAGAGATTGTCCCATAGTTGCGGCGCATTGCGCCCTCTACTCGCTGCAAACGTCGGGAACTACGTCGAAGCACATTGTCCGGATTTTTCGCCGACGCGCACCCTGGCCGATCGGCCAGGTTGTTATGCAACTCGCCGTTGAGCGACAATTCTCGACAACAGCACGCGAGAAGCGTGCGTCAGCGCTACAGGAGCACAACGTGGACAACACAGGCAACAGGGCAGACGGCGTGTATTTCGGATTGATGTCGGGCACGAGCATGGACGGCGTGGACGGGGTCGCGGTCGAGTTTGCGGCGGGTAAGGCGCCCGTCGTGCGGTCGCAGGCATTCGTGGGTTTTTCCGAAGGCCTGCGCGAAGCACTGTTCCGTCTCCAGCAGCCCGGCGACAACGAAATCGAGCGC
This genomic interval from Paraburkholderia sabiae contains the following:
- the tyrS gene encoding tyrosine--tRNA ligase; this translates as MSTESTAKPNSAYPITDEVRHALEVTKRGVDELLIEEEFAQKLAKSAATGTPLRIKLGLDPTAPDIHIGHTVVLNKMRQLQDLGHTVIFLIGDFTSLIGDPSGRNATRPPLTREQIESNAKTYFEQAALVLDRAKTEIRYNSEWSMPLGADGMIKLASRYTVARILEREDFTKRFQSGVPISIHEFLYPLMQGYDSVALNADLELGGTDQKFNLLVGRELQKQYGQEQQCILTMPLLEGLDGVEKMSKSKGNYVGISEKPTDMFGKLMSISDVLMWRYFELLSFRPMTEIEGYKREIEGGRNPRDFKVLLAQEIVARFHSQADAERALEDFNHRAKGGVPDDIPSVTLAGAPLAIGQLLKQAGLVPSTSEALRNIEQGGVKIDGATVSDKGLKVEAGEFVVQVGKRRFARVTLTA